The genome window GAGACTACTCTCTTAGTACCATCACATCTAAGAGACTATCGTTGGTGATGGAGACTACTCTCCTGGTACCATCACATCTAAGAGACTATCGTGGGTGATAGAGACTACTCTCCTGGTACCATCACATCTAAGAGACTATCGTGGGTGATGGAGACTACTCTCCTGGTACCATCACATCTAAGAGACTATCGTGGGTGATGGAGACTACTCTCCTGGTACCATCACATCTAAGAGACTATCGTGGGTGATGGAAACTACTCTCCTGGTACCATCACACATAGTTACAGCCAGCCTTcactaacaccctcactctcctcactaaaCTCAGTGGCCTCTCATCACTTTCTCTGGCCTCCAAGATTTGGCCTCATCCCTCGTGTTGTGAGGCTTCCTTTAGCTTCTTCAGTCGTCAGTTTGACACACAGCTTCGCCCGAAGTCTTTTCCAAGCTGGTCATAGATCTTCCACACTTCTCTTTGTCCCCAAGGAAACAAATAAAATCTCTAAGTACGTCAAAAAATAAATCTTCAGAACGAAtaactgataaaaaaaaatgccTCGCCACGATGTCTACTTAGCCTCCCAAAAAAGCATTGGGAGTCTATTTTAGTCAAAATCGCAAATATAGTTCATTTCGTAGCTTATAAAACATTTGCCCAAGTGTACGTTTAGCATCTAAGATATTTCTTTGACCTCGTAAGGCATGTGTTTGTCGTGCAAGAGAACCAGGATTACTGGTCGAGCCAGGATGACTACCTGAGCCAAGATAACTGGCTGAGCCATGATGACTAGCTAAGTCAAGATGACTTGCTGAGCCAAGATGGATGGCTCAGGATGCACATTGTCAAATGAGTGTGCGATACCGAGGTCTCCTTCATTGCATCTTATTGAACGTTGAAACGTGGCTTCCATCCTCTTCCTCCAGTAATGCCTCAAACATCATCACACCTCCTCCAACACTATCACATTTGTCCTCCAGAACGCCAACAATAACAATGACGCGTTGGCGAGTGTAAACAGTCACCTCTATATATTAGCGTCTTAGAAAAAATTTAATTTCCTGTGTGTTCATATGTGAAGACTTTTTTTATGGAATtattcaactctctctctctctctctctctctctctctctctctctctctctccacacagtTCTACAAGGGAAACAGGTAGTGCATAAGTGGGACCATCTTAACTGTCTTCCCCTGGCCGACGCAGTGTTAAACTAACTCAACCGCAAAtcactatatatacatacatacactgaagCACCTTGTGAGAGGTTCATTATAGTTTCTTTGATAAGGGTGAACTTTAAAGGGGTACAAGACAGTAGGAAGCGAGAAAAACTCTCACTTTAAGACAAAAATCAAAACAAAGATTCTCTTGTAAGTCCTCTGCCTGAGCATTTGTCACAAGACATTTTCTGTTTTAGTCGAAGCCATGTTTGTACCACTAATGGTACTCAGCCTCAATGATATTTTTGTATCAGTGTCAGAGAACAATAATGATgatataaataatttttaatatatcATTACTACCGAAATTAAAGCATTGTGATGTATAGTGTATTTAAtctgtttctgagagctttgcacacacacacacacacacacacacacacatacacgtgaccagcggggtcccacaggggtcagtcctaggaccagtgctgtttctggtatttgtaaacgacatgacggaaggaatagactccgaggtgtccctgtttgcagatgacgtgaagttgatgagaagaattcactcgatcgaagaccaggcagaactacaaagggatctggacaggctgcagacctggtccagcaattggctcctgaagttcaaccccaccaagtgcaaagtcatgaagattggggaagggcaaagaagaccgcagacggaatacagtctagggggccagagactacaaacctcactcaaggaaaaagatcttggggtgagtataacaccaggcacatctgaagcgcacatcaaccaaataactgctgcagcatatgggcgcctggcaaacctcagaacagcattccgacatcttaataaggaatcgttcaggaccctgtacaccgtgtacgttaggcccatattggagtatgcggcaccagtttggaacccacacctagccaagcacgtaaagaaactagagaaagcgcaaaggtttgcaacaagactagtcccagagctaagaggaatgtcctacgaggagaggttaagggaaatcaacctgacgacactggaggacaggagagatagggatgacatgataacgagatacaaaatactgagaggaattgacaaggtggacaaagacaggatgttccagagatgggacacagcaacaaggggacacagttcgaagttgaagacacagatgaatcacagggatgttagaaagtatttcttcagccacagagtagtcaggaagtggaatagtttgggaagcgacgtagtgaaggcaggatccatacataactttaagcagaggtatgataaagctcacggttcagggagagtgacctagtagcgaccattgaagaggcggggccaggagtttggactcgacccctgcaacctcaattaggtgagtacacacacacacacacacacacacacacacacacacacacacacacacacacacacacagtataggaggtggagggaaggtgtaatATAACCATCAGTCTGCTGTGTCTTAATGCCTTAAAGTTAGCCTCCTTGTCTATTTATACAAGCAAAAACATTAGTGTTAAGTTCCCTAGGCAAGCTTTGGGTGGTGTCTgccctttgctctctctctctctctctctctctctctctctttctctgtctatgTATCTATCTATGTATCTGTCTATCTCGTTCAGCTTCTGGCCTCTGCTCTCCCCACATGTATAATACATTAATTATGTATATACTGTAGACTAAGAAAGTGTGGCACTCAGTGTTGTGTTAAGcttttgatgatgatgatgatgatgatgatagtgatgatgacaataatgatgatagcgatggtgatgatagtgatgatgatgatagcgaTGAATGTGGCAAAGAACGATGTAGCTATGAAATTTGATTCCAAAATGGAGCATAACCAGTTGTATATAAGACGGCCCTTGTCCAGTGTGTCTAAGGggttatcctcctcttcctcggatcaattcTAATTACCTCCCAAACTCACAGGTTGTGACCCGTACGGTTCTTACGCTTCCCCACGAGTGTAAGTGTCACATTATGATGACCAGTCTCGTAGTGTCTTGGAAGGTGATAAGTAATCTCTTATATCACTAAAATAATGTTCCATACTTTATTGTGAGGAAAGTTAACATCATTGTGAGTTATAATGAGTAACAATGACAGTCTAGGATGATTTGTTGTGATGTTGAAAATGTCTTTAAcattatatgttaatgtaaagaaAATAATGATTTTGTAATTATGAAAGTTGATGAATTATCATCTGATGTTAATAATGTATATTGATGAATATTCGTAATGACGTTAATGATGTATATTGATGAATATTCGTAATGACGTTAATGATGTATATTGATGAATATTCGTAATGACGTTAATGATGTATATTGGTGAATATTCGTAATGACGTTAATAATGTATATTGATGAATATTCGTAATGACGTTAATGATGTATATTGATGAATATTCGTAATGACGTTAATAATGTATATTGATGAATATTCGTAATGACGTTAATAATGTATATTGATGAATATTCGTAATGACGTTAATAATGTATATTGATGAATACTCGCATGATGATACTGGAGAttttttaatattgtaataattgttaaTATGGTGATAATATTCAGCTAAAATATGAGTTATTATGGAAGGTTACTTAGCCATGATCGTATACAATAAAGTATAGATACTCTCAGACCTCACTTCTGCTCTACTAATGCTTCTGTCTTCTTTCATTTTATTACTACCATTTGGAATTAATGTCTTTATTATAGTTTACTCCCttgtttaataattttattatagtTTACTACCTTACTATCATTATGGTGGTGATATTTTATGTGACACGAGAGACGGGATAAAATATGCTGACGTTGGTGCCAGTTATGATGACTCACTCTGGATGTTTTGGTCACTGACTGACACCTTCCTGACACTGGTGTCAGTTATAAGGCTTTATGGTAGGTTTTACACCCCACGAAACAAAGACAATGTTGACTTATATCATTACACCATATATTTCATAACACCACTGTAACCAGCCCGTCAAACGGAGAGGGTTCGAACTTACCACAAGCCAGTTTTAAAACTATCCGGACAGTGCTTGCCTTGGGCTACAATCCTTCCGTCGGTATTGCTACAATTTCGCGAACCATTGTAACTATACAGCTGAGCCCATGTATGGGGCAGCATTTATGTCAGTAAAAGTGTCTTAGTCGAAGTGAAGCTATttttcccttcctcggatcaaaattgATTACCACCCTTTTACAATTTACTGTGTGGCCCATTCGAGTTTAACTCTTCCTATTAATTATAATACATCATAGATATTGCTATTTTTCCTTCAGTTTTTAGCTgcgttattataataattatgttGCTAGagttaattaaaatattttttccttTATACATATTCTTGACTCACATTCTtgtgtttcttcttctttcatGTTGAGGTGTTGGAAGTGTTCGTTATATTACATAAGAGCAAGAAATCAAACTTTTCTCGTGTTACACGTGAAGATGCTTCAATAGCTTACGGGTGATTTACATATTTGATTTACATCTATAAACAATTGACTCATAAAGTGAGCATCAtggagtcaggtgtgtgtgggcaggatgtaaataaaattaaaagtTTCACTTAAGAGTCTTATTCTTCATCTCAGAATTTGATTACAATCCCGAATTAGCTCTTCCAGGTTCCACTGACCGTGTGTCACGTCAGAATAGTTCTGTAAGTGCTTTTGTCAGAAAATAAACACCCATATACGTTTTCTATGGTCAACCACGTGAGCTTCAGTGATAGTAAAGGAGATGAAGTAGAAATCCCCTGTAAAAATCCCAAGATATTTCAGAGACCAACTTCTCAGTTTTACCCAACTGACCATTCTCTTGTGTGTTTTTTTATGCCCTAGTTATATTTAGAAGAACATGTGAGCTGTTCTAAATAACCATGAAGGAACACCCTAAGGAAAATGTATGGACCATTCTCGGAGGCCTTTTTTTTCAGTCTGTCATCACAGCCATAAGTGTAACATGAGGGGAAAAGAACAATGTTCTCCCAaaggaaataaagaaaaaaacttttttcAACATCGTCCTTCACATGTGAGAAGGAACTACCCACATACCTGCTACAAcgttatatacactgacaggtatatttctcaatgtatatacactgacaggtgtgttgacAGTTGTATCTATCAATGCGTATAAATCGGCAGGTGTGCAtctgtcagtatatacactgacaggtgtatatatatattggtaggtATGtattactcagtgtatatacaatgaaggGTGTGTATCTATCAGGGTATATGAATTGACAGGTGTATATTTTTCAAGATATATACATTAACAAGCTtatctttcagtgtatgtacagtgaggGATTCTCCcagggagggtccttgatgccggtgatgggctcttgatcacaGGATCTGGCTTTTTCTTTCTCGGACTGCGCTGACTGCATTCAATAGAGGTGTCAAGTACAAGGTTTCACTCACTGGAGACGTCAAGTACAAGGTTTCACTCACTGGAGACGTCGAGTACAAGGTTTCACTCACTGGAGGCGTCAAGTACAAGGTTTCACTCACTGGAGACGTCGAGTACAAGGTTTCACTCACTGGAGACGTCGAGTACAAGGTTTCACTCACTGGAGGCGTCAAGTACAAGGTTTCACTCACTGGAAGTATCGAGTACAAGGTTTCACTACTTCGACCATTGGAGGCTCATGATCTAGGTTTTACCAACTGCAGGTGTTAAGTATAAATTTTCACTCGCTAAAGACTTCATTGGGTACCCAATAAATCTTCCACTATAGGTAAAACCTTGTATAACTAAAAGGTTGCTTGAAAAATACACAAAACAGCTTTGATTATACTGAGGCTTCAAGTGAAGCTTGACACTTACACTGTTGTGTCTTAATCCATTTAAAAGTTCGCAGCttctatttttttatttctttgcatttgccgatatatatatatatatatatatatatatatatatatatatatatatatatatatatatatatatatatatatatatatatatatatatatatatatcggcaaATTACCTTGAAACCCTTCTTGAGGTTCACTGGCGTGCTCGGGGTGGGAGAAACATGGATTGTAAACAACGCTGCCCAGCTTTTGAGGTATCTCTGGCCGAGTGATCTAGAGCGTCACTTGGGAACCCTGTCAGCCTTCCCTGACGTGGCTTCGAACCCTGCTGACTGTGATCTTTCTTTCATACAATACGAAACACACATGATAATAAAAATACAATtatttttgcatataatttacTGTCGCAATAAAGAGTTCACTTTTTACACATTATTGTCTTGACAAACACATAACTCAAGATATCTCTGCTTTACTATCTCATACTTGCCGTGAACTATGATTAAAATAGCCATGAAATATTCGGACGTTTTCATAAAACGAACGAAAATTGTGACTTTTCAGCATGTCAAAAAAATTACATAAAACTTTGTAACTGCTATTTAGGTGTTCAGATTCCTAGTAATTATGTATAATTATCAAGTCTCGTGATTATCGTCAGTAACTATAGTCAGGTGACTTATAATTAGGTTAAATACCGCCTGTTGTGGCTAGGAAGTAGACAGGAGACCCTAGATAAGCACCGGTCATCTTCTCCCTCACACTGTACACCAGACCATGACTGGTGTTAATATTAAGTCTCGTAAACAGTAACTCATGAACAAGTAAATAAAGCAAGAGTCAAATGCTGAAGATAGTCTCACAATGAAGCCAAAATATATAGTTCATTTCTACTCAGTTTTTTTCCcgtcagtaagtttatttaggcttTATACATAAGTTTAAAGCTTTACAAAGGTCTTACATAGTATATAATGTAGAATTGAACCTAGGATGACCCAATAAATTCAATGTAATATTTTGGTGTTCATATCATAATTGCTTAAGTCACGTCTTATGTATAAGCTAGAATAATAACATTCTTCAAGGCAAATTAGTTGATCTATCACAAACTTCTGACAAGCTAAACATTACCAAGGTAAGAAGCTGTATCCCAGGACCTGGCAGTTAACTGGAGGGGCGATATGTGGCTAATGTAGGACGAGAGGGGGCGATATGTGGCTAATGTAGGACAAGAGGGGTGGTATGTGGGTCATGTTCTCTGTTTCTCTTTGTGTTTCACACTTCCTCTACCTAGATCGTATGGTCTTTAAATTTGGGAGGCTGATATAGTTTGTATTCTGGTATTTTTAATGGTAGGTAGAGCGAGGCTCTATTACACTTGTGCTCTATAAGTAAATTCaaacaaaaataacatttatttattcattggttattctataaaaataaaaaagaaacatTTGGAGAATTTAACACTAATTCGGATAAAGTATATTTTTTAATAAGTTAGTTTTCATTTAGGCCTCAAACATAATATTAAACCTTTCCGATGGTTTTGTGAAGTGTGTAGAATTTATTCtaagataacccagtaaagtgatatatttccactgtgtattTTGATACTGAGACGAACATACAAACTCTGACTAACTCTGACAGGAATCTCTGCCTACCGTCCTTACCGAGTGGATGTGTACTGCGTAATACTGTAATGATCTCATACAAACCAGAACCTTGTATCCTCAAAATTGAAACACCTTtaccaggcagggcagggcagcaggGTAGGACAGGGCATTACAGGGAATGGCAGGACAGGGCATGACAGGGGTGAGCAGGGCAAGACAGGGCAGGGTAAGTGGGTTCGAGGCTACTGTCTCTCAGGAACACACAACGGATGAAGGACCTAACATTTTCTTTGATATTACCCAATTTGTCAGAAATTTACCACTGCATGACCCTAACTGGTTTATCGTTTTTTTCATGAAAGAAACCAATTAAATTATTGTCTTTAGGGTATCTTTCAGCGACTTTTATCACATACGCTTCTATCATCTTCCAGACTTTCTGCAACATGCAAAACACATATACAGTATTTATGTTGTTTGCTTCTTTCTTCCCGTGAATAACTAGATGATGATTATGAAGAAGAAAGTCATGAAATGCTATGACACTAGATACATTTGTCTTACGTTAGACACGTCTGTTAAACGCCAGACACGTCACTCAAACTCCTGGCATATATATCACACGTTAGGCACGGTTGTCAAATCCTATACACATATAATGAAAGACAGGCACGCTTGACACCCTTGTCATATGCCAGACACGTCTATTAAACATCAAACGCTTTTATCAAACACTATATACGTCTATTGAAAGCCGGATACATTTATCAAGGACCAGACCTACACATCAACCGCTAGACACATTTATCAAACATCACACACGCCGATCTACCACTATGCATACACATCAGCCGCTAGACACATCTATCAACCTCCAGACCTACACATCAGCCGCTAGACACATCTATCAACCTCCAGACCTACACATCAGCCGCTAGACACATCTATCAACCTCCAGACCTACACATCAGCCGCTAGACACATCTATCAACCTCCAGACATACACATCAGCCGCTAGACACATCTATCAACCTCCAGACCTACACATCAGCCGGTAGACATATCTATCAACCTCCAGACATACACATCAGCCGCTAGACACATCTATCAACCTCCAGACCTACACATCAGCCACTAGAAACATCTATCAACCTCCAGACATACACATCAGGCGCTAGACACATCTATCAACCTCCAGACCTACACATCAGCCGGTAGACATATCTATCAACCTCCAGACATACACATCAGCCGCTAGACACATCTGTCAACCTCCAGACCTACACATCAGCCACTAGAAACATCTATCAACCTCCAGACATACACATCAGGCGCTAGACACATCTATCAACCTCCAGACCTACACATCAGCCACTAGAAACATCTATCAACCACTAGACATATACATTAACCACGAGACACATCTATCAAACGCCAGACACGCACATTAACCACGAGACACATCTGACAAACGCCAGACACGCTCATTATTAACCACGAGACACATCTATCAAACGCCAGACACGCACATTAACCACGAGACACATCTGACAAACGCCAGACACGCTCATTATTAACCACGAGACACATCTATCAAACGCCAGACACGCACATTAACCACGAGACACATCTGTCAAACGCCAGACACGCACAATAACAGCGTCTGGCGTATCATACGCCAGACACCAGACACACTTATTAGAGTATTATACACCAGTACATCTGTCAAATACCAGAGACACATCTATATAACAAGGTGCCATGTGATTCTCTCTATGAAGGTTCTATCACTGATCAACTAATactatttaattaaaaaatgcaTTAAGGAATTTTTTATGGTTACCTGACAACCTGAAGTTTTATATATTGCTGATAAGGTCTGTTTTCAGCCTTCCTTACTTAAACTTACgcccgtagtagtagtaattatccTAATTGTGGACTTAATTAAGGCATAATGATATGTAGAATTTGTGCAGCTACGAAAATGACCCCGCGAGGACAACTGTAGACTTAAGATATGTTTGGGATGTAGAACTCTTATAAACTGGATGGTTTAAGCTTGTTTGGTAAAGCTTTAACGCTTGATGGTTCTTGAAGTCATGGAACATGCATCAGAGAGGACACATTACTGGCTAACACAGTTAATGGCCATTTATGACGTCATGAATCACGCCTCTGAGAAACTTACTCATTAGCTCAGTTAACCAATTAACTAACTCTCATACTACAGATCATTCTATCGCATTGTTCATCTGAacttttcattaaatttctaactgATTCCGTTACTGTTCACTCTATCATAATTATCTTCTAAGCCAACCCAGACAAGGTACTGTAAGCAGGGAAAGCTCAAGGAGATATAGTCCAAGGACAGAGGggatcataacacacacacacactcatggccAGAGTACGGGCTCGACACTCCGGACTTTCACATCAGTTCGACCAACAATAAAATTGTTCAGGTGAGCGTAAACACGATGTTTTAGGAATAAACACTAACAAGATATATAACAGAAGTGAGTAACCCAGCTTTGATGGCtagccccttccttccttccttccttcctcccttcctcccttccttccatccttccttccttctctgtgTTGAGGCGCTAATGATACAAGAATACTATAATAACCTACAATTTAAAACGTCACCCTTTTTAACTTAAGGTTCCCATCAAGAGTGGCATCTTGATGCTATAGAACtttcgatccaaggaaatggagctaaGCTTCCTTTCCTTGCATCATACCTGATCCTAATcatttcccattccccaggctgtGTGCGTCCCCTACGGGCTTAGGGCTTTCTCACTACAGTAACAGCCACAACAAAGAGGCTGGACGTGAGCTGTTTGGAAAGATATGTATTATTACTGTATTCgtaggaaagcactaaacccgtaagggtctgACAGCTCCTGGGAAATGGGACAGATGGAAGGTAATTaggtctgtgttgtagaggtctgagcggcgctcagacctctacaacataactgtcctcaaagatctgttaagttataccataaattaagtaaagatcctggacttcaccttacgaaagagaCAAAACAAATGttatagtaattatagacaaggtagattatagtggaaaagtgAACATGGTGTTAGAAGACAGGGAACTTACGTGCATCTTAAGGTACTGTGTTGTCACTGCTACTCTCAGTTCTTTGTAATAATTCCGGAGGATTATAACTGGTGCTCGCGTTCACTCACATAACTGGTGCTCGCGTTCACTCACATAACTGGTGCTCGCGTTCACTCACATGACTGGTGCTCGTGTTCACTCACAATGGCTCACCATCAAAGCAAGAGTTACCCTATTTTTTTAACTTTCCTCAACAAAATtctagaagaaaactcagagcaGTTCGAATTAATGTGTTAAAGGAAAGGAGAAAAATCTGAAGAGCGGGGCTCGAACTGGTGAATGTTCACAGCTGGTCAAGTCGAGGTGATCCATGGCTTAACATGACTGAACATGATACTGCCTCACCTACTCCCCCATGTGACCGAAACTTTctcaaacatacatacacacacacacacacacattatatatatatatatatatatatatatatatatatatatatatatatatatatatatatgtgtgtattatatatatatatatatatataatatcaatatGCTCTACTCTTCTTTTTCTGTCTCTGATGTGTCTTTATctcctcctttctctccctctccagtTGCGTCTCCTTCATCTTCCTTACTTATTTCCTCTTCTCCTGCCTCCTTTTCTTcactctcttccttctcttcttccacttcttccttATCAGACGTCTTCTCTGCTCCCTCGTCTGACTTCTCTCCTTCTGCCTCGtctacctcaccttccttctgctcttcactttctccctcttctgtgcCATCTTCACCGCTCTTATCTTCCTCGCCGCCTTTATCTTCGTCTTTCGCCTCTCCATCCTCTGCTGCTTCACCAGCTAAACAAAGAATAACAACCAGTGGAAGATAAACGAAGGAATCACTTGTATACAGAACTTAGCAACAGAGATAAGACAAGATAAACTTTTCTCAGGAACTCTACAAATAATTTTGCAGACAGTTGTATAAATCCATGCAGTGGTTCTGATGGCAATTTCTATTGAAGAATTTAAGGTATACCTGGAGCTTACTtttagagagttccgggggtcaacgcccccgaggcccggtctgtgaccaggcctcatggtggatcagggtctgatcaaccatgtGAATTACTGTTCTGAATAACTGTTCTGACTGGCTTTAAATCATTAATGCTGAAGCTTACAAAGTTTATTGAGACtcaggtacacttaagtacaattattatgcttagtgtaaattacccaggataaccaaaaaacaagtcaaagtgacttatttccattggttgaTTAGGTCCtcatccaccatgaagcctggtcacagaccgggccgcgggggcgatgacccccgaaaccctcaccaggtatactccaggaccaTAACCGACATTAGTGacatattatatacatgtagaaagcaactggttatgcagagcataacCCCGGTAAgggtttccacccgtaccggggatcaaaccaaaggcctcaatgtgtgagctgagtgcgctaccaaccgagctacgggcaCTCTGACTTACAATATCTGTACTTCATGGATACGctgataccttcctcggatcacacAGCTACTGAAAGAAATCAAGTATTGTATTTCACAGTATTATCAGTAGTAATTATTATCTTACCTCCTCCATCATCAGCTTCCGCTCCTCCCACACCATTATCACCTCCTTCATCCTCACCTTTATCTGCTCCTGACTCTGCAACAACAAGATAGTTCCCCCTGAAATGACTTTAACTAAACATAGAAAACGATTTTGCATAACaagagaaaatgaaaaataaCTTACAGTTGTCTAAGATtagatttgttgggatttttaactcaGGGTGGGGAGAGTTAGCTA of Cherax quadricarinatus isolate ZL_2023a chromosome 61, ASM3850222v1, whole genome shotgun sequence contains these proteins:
- the LOC128699481 gene encoding sodium/potassium/calcium exchanger 1-like isoform X1 — translated: MSDESKSQLEEEVSEQEAEVNEVEESGADKGEDEGGDNGVGGAEADDGGAGEAAEDGEAKDEDKGGEEDKSGEDGTEEGESEEQKEGEVDEAEGEKSDEGAEKTSDKEEVEEEKEESEEKEAGEEEISKEDEGDATGEGEKGGDKDTSETEKEE
- the LOC128699481 gene encoding neurofilament light polypeptide-like isoform X3, with amino-acid sequence MSDESKSQLEEEVSEQEAEVNEVEAGEAAEDGEAKDEDKGGEEDKSGEDGTEEGESEEQKEGEVDEAEGEKSDEGAEKTSDKEEVEEEKEESEEKEAGEEEISKEDEGDATGEGEKGGDKDTSETEKEE
- the LOC128699481 gene encoding high mobility group nucleosome-binding domain-containing protein 5-like isoform X2; the protein is MSDESKSQLEEEVSEQEAEVNEVEESGADKAGEAAEDGEAKDEDKGGEEDKSGEDGTEEGESEEQKEGEVDEAEGEKSDEGAEKTSDKEEVEEEKEESEEKEAGEEEISKEDEGDATGEGEKGGDKDTSETEKEE